The Stomoxys calcitrans chromosome 3, idStoCalc2.1, whole genome shotgun sequence genome includes a region encoding these proteins:
- the LOC106081701 gene encoding uncharacterized protein LOC106081701, translating into MTTSISSLLQALRITPISKSEKKVQQQPTLKVLADQKVSLRQISLEAVSHHDDYSDCWVVIYDRVYDVTNFLQHHPGGADVIMDHAGRDATLAFHGTGHSRDAIEQMRDYLIGELPEHERIFRTNNSQVLLSGIPE; encoded by the coding sequence ATGACAACATCCATAAGCTCATTACTGCAAGCCCTGCGCATAACACCCATCTCTAAGTCTGAGAAAAAGGTTCAACAGCAGCCAACACTTAAAGTTTTAGCCGATCAAAAGGTTTCTCTTCGACAAATTTCTCTGGAGGCTGTATCCCACCATGATGATTACTCCGATTGTTGGGTGGTGATCTATGATCGAGTTTATGATGTTACCAACTTCCTACAACACCATCCTGGCGGTGCTGATGTTATTATGGATCATGCTGGTCGTGATGCCACCTTGGCATTTCATGGCACTGGCCATTCACGCGATGCCATAGAGCAAATGCGAGATTATTTGATTGGTGAACTGCCGGAACATGAGAGAATATTTCGCACCAACAACAGTCAAGTGTTGTTATCTGGAATACCGGAATAA